The DNA window cattaatttttttaaaagaaaaaactaaGTTAGAAAAAATGTCTATTTCAAAACATAGAAGGGAATGATCATATTCAGGAATATTTGAATGCAGTACAGAATATTCCCACAATTGTTACTGCCAATTACAATGTAGAGCCCATCATTAAATGAAACTCGGGAAACATGTGTTGAGATAACTTTATCCACAAGTTTCTTTTACACTAATCTTGTCATTCATAGAAGTAAAAGCAAAGCAAATTTTAAGAAAACCTCTTAGCTTTAAAACACCCTTTACCATATCCAAAAAAACTTTCCTGAAATGCTCCCCTAGAAcaagtgtaataattttaaatgtaggGTTCTTAACCATTAAAATATTAGCCacacaaataattttgttgttatgcATACTTCTTACAAATTTATGTGGTAAATATATTATGCCAGCAATACTTGAGCATTGTCATAAAATATCTGGGCATTATTGTATCTTGTACACTAATGTGCATCCTTATTTGCAATTTCAAGGAGCTAATTCCATATTGATCAAACATTAAGTTTTACTTGCAAGTAGTATATGGTTATATCTCCAAATGTTCATTTTCTTACACTATTCATGACCTTATTtgatttttcaaaagtaaaacattacaagAGAGAGTAATAAATGTAATGCAAGTTTGGAGCATACCTGTGTTACACCAGATTCCAATAAGTTGTTACCACTAACATAACTTCCAATAATAGTATCACCAGACTCAAAGTTGATAGAGCCTGTGGTGTCCATTTCCTCATGAACATATAGCATCTTTACATCTTTCTGTCTACTAGATGCTAGATGTTGAGCTTCCTTGTCAGATTTTGTAGTTTCAAGATTTTCACTTAATTGTTGGTAGAGTTCCAGACCTGATTCAGCTTTCTCTTTTGATATTTTGATAGATTGTGATGTTTCTTCTGGATCTTCAAGTTCTTGTATAGCAGATCTCTCTTCAGATGATACATTAGCAAATTCATCTATTTTATCCACTATTTCTTTAGTAGTTAGTACTTGAGCTGATTCTACAAGTTCAATCGTTTCTTCAGTGGATACTTCACTACTTTCATCCAGTATTTGTTCTGGaatttccaaaatgttttcttCAGCATCAGGCATTTGAGCTGGTTCTAGAAATTCAATCATTTCTTCAGTTGATATTTTAGTAGTGTCAGGCATATTTTCTGAAATTTCCATAATGTCTTCAGCAACCAATATCTGGGATGTTTCTAATTGTTCAACTTGTtctttgataaatttattttcaagcaATTTTTCTGGAATTTCCATAACATCTGGCAACTGAACTGTTTCTACAAGTTGAACTATTTCTTCAGTGGATACTTTACTAGGTTCATCAagtgttttttttggaatttccaATATTTCTTTTTCAGCAGCTGGTATTTGAGTTGGTTCTACAAGTAAAGTTTCTTCTGTAGATACTGGACTAGTTTTGCCAAGTATTTTTTCTGAAATTTCCAAAATATCTTTATCAACAATAGACATTTGAATTGGTTCTACAAGTTCAACCATTTCTTCAGTAGATACTTTCCTTGTTTTATCAAGTGTTTTTTCTGGAATTTCCAAAGTGTCTGTTTTAACAACAGGCATTTGATTTGGTTCTACAAGTTCAACCATTTCTTCAGTGGATACTTTACTACTTTCATCCAGCATTTTTTCTGaaatttccaaaatgttttcttCAGCATCAGGCATTTGAGCTGGTTCTAGGAGTTCAACTATTTCTTCAGTGGCTACTTTACCAGCTTCATCAGGTGCTTTTTCTGGAATTTCCAAAATGTCTTCAGCAGCTGGTATTCGAGCTGGTTCTAGAAGTAACGTTTCTTCTGAAGATACTTGACTAGTTTCATCATGAAGCTTTTTCTCTGGAATCTCCATAAAATTTTCAGCAGCCAAAATCTGGGCTGTTTCTACTTGTTCAACATTTTCTTCAATGAATACTTGACTAGTCTCATCAAGAGTTTTTTCTGGAATTTCCAAGAAGCTTCTTTCAACAACAGGCATTTGAACTGATTCTACAAGTTCAATCATTTCTTCAGTTGATACTTTAGTAGTGTCAGGCATATTTTCTGAAATTTCCATAATGTCTTCAGCAACCAATATCTGGGATGTTTCTAATTGTTCAACTTGTTCTttggtaaatttattttcaagCAATTTTTGTGGAATTTCCATAACGTCTGGCAATTGAACCGTTTCTACAAGTTCAACCATTTCTTCAGTGGATACTTTCCTTGTTTCATCAAATGTTTTTTCTGGAATTTCCAATATTTCTTTTTTAGCAGCTGGTTCTACAATTAAGGTTTCTTCTGTAGATACTGGACTAATTTCGTCAAGTGTTTTTTCTGGAATTTCCATTATTTCTTTTTCAGCAGCTGGTTCTACAAGTTCAGCTATTTCTTCAGTGGATACTTTCCTAGGTTTATCACGTTTTTCTGGAATTTCCATTATTTCTTTTTCAGCAGCTGGTTCTACAAGTTCAGCTATTTCTTCAGTGGATACTTTCCTAGGTTTATCACGTTTTTCTGGAATTTCCAATATTTCTTTTTCAGCAGCTGGTATTTGAGCTGGTTCTACAAGTTCAGCTATTTCTTCAGTGGATACTTTCCTAGGTTTATCAAGTTTTTCTGGAATTTCCATTATTTCTTTTTCAGCAGCTGGTATTTGAGCTGGTTCTACAAGTTCAGCTATTTCTTCAGTGGATACTTTCCTAGGTTTATCAAGTTTTTCTGGAATTTCCAATATTTCTTTTTCAGCAGCTGGTATTTGAGCTGGTTTTACAACTAACATTTCTATTGAAGATACTTGACTAGTTTCATCAAGCTTTTTCTCTGGAATTTCTCCAAAATGTTCAGCAGCCAAAATCTGGGATGTTTCTATTTGTTCAACATTTTCTTCAATGAATACTTGACTAGTCTCAAGTGTTTTTTCCAGAGTTTCCAAAATGTCTTCTTCAACAGCAGGCATTTCAACTGATTCTATAAGTTCAACTATTTCTTCAGTGGATACTTTAATAGTTTCATCAAGTTTTTGTGGAACTTCTGTAATATCTTCAGTACATGGCAACTGAACTGTTTctatttgttcaatttttttctCAGTAGAAACTTTAGTGTCAAGTATTTTTTCTGGTATTTCAATGACGTTTTTAGCAGCTGACATCTGGGCCAATTCTAGTTCTACAAGTTCAACATTTTCTACCACAGAGATCTTCTTAGCCTCTTCAGAGGTTTCTTCTTGACTAGGTTCTACTGGAGTTGTGACATTTGGCTCAGATAACTTATCAATAAAATAAGTATATCCTTCCACAGCTATTAATTGTTCTAAATCTGCAATAGGTTTAACCTCCTCCACTAGCATCTTACTAGCTTCAGGAGTTTTTAGTTTAGTGTCTGCAAGATGTTCAATCTTTTCAAAATACAACTGTTTTACTGGAAATTCAGTAACTTCTTCACACGATTGTGTATGTACATGGTTTATACCTTGGGAAAGTGGTACTTCAGTTATTTTTCCAATAGATGGGTCCAGAGGGCTTCCTATCATGTCTTTACTATCTACCTCTACACTTTCCAATCCAGATTTCATACTTCCATGATCTTTAGTTGTTTCTGTAGTACACACTTCTGATTCTTGACTGTTGATTTTATCATATTCCAATAGCACACTTCCTTCATCCTGATCAGCCTGTAAATGTTCTATATTTGAGGTTAGACTCCTTTCTGATGTTTGGTTTCCAGTAACTGGAATTTTTTCAGCTATCTGAAATCAAAACCCATAAGAAATTCAAATCATTATCTTCTACAGAGtcctaaaaattaaattaaaattatcaacatTACAAACTAAAGTACATGTAGAAAGAAAGATTCCCTCaatagatttatattttattctaaaaaaatacCAGTAAATTTGAGTCTTGGACCATTACAGTGGTGTGCAAAAAAGTGTTACGACATGAGAATAttgtcattctttctattttaagGGGCTTATATTTCCATCCCATTACGGAAGGTAAATTTTAACAATTGTAATGCTTCACTGAACCCTGTTTACAATTGAATGAGTCAGGGTTAGAACAATTATTTAGAATTtgtatacttgtaccaagggcatgtaaTAATGGTTCTGTTTAAATGAACATTGATAAAATATAGAGTATAAATAACAGTCACTTCCACAAAGTTTCTTGTACTaagtacaaatattaataaaactgatgATTTACatttcattgttctttgaaagtagcctgaaatctaatttttgacatTGTCCTAACATCCTAACACttacacagtactgtatgtgAGGTTTTTATGGTAGTTTCATGTGTAACTAAAAGTGAAGCCTCATCAATTCCTTGAGTGAGTTtggaaataaactttattaagaGAACATTAAATTGTCCAAAACCTAAAATGCTAAGAGGACTGTTCAAGGCCTAGCACTTCACACTAACAGTAATGTAGTATCTATTTTCTGATCATGTTAAGCAAGattaaaattcaattttcagattacaagtcaagtgccctaaccaccaggctactTTGATATCCaaaagatataataattaaaaactaagtctcaaaacattattaattttaaactagagAAAGGTTGTCATATCTCAAAGCTAGGAATATTAAAACACTTACTAAAtcatttaacagtttgttttgcAAGTCCCTCcccattttgttgtttttaattgagctgtattaattaattaaaagaacaattttaaaataactgtgcAAAAATATAAACTAAGCCATAAACATTTAATTGAGCATTTTTAACAATAGATGAGTAAAAATGGACTAAAATGTAACTGCAATACAAACCTTTACTTCAACTTTTGTTTCTAACTTAGCGGATAGTTCTGACAGCGCCTTTCGTAAGACATCAGCAACTAACGAGAAGAAGCAGAACTATCACATTCACaggtaagaaaataaaatacacagttcCGTAATCCTTCCTAGATATATTACAAATATCAACCAAACCCATGAGGacagtttaatatagtttggaaaatgAGCTTACCAACAGGAAATGGAAGTGTGCAAGAAGCATTTGCACTTACATAAGCACTGTGGTAgagaagtttttttatattttgagagacagtagaaaaaacaaacaaacctttaaacaAGAGTTTATGTAATtctatacacacaaacacacacccacTTAAGTCATCTTTCTATTGTTCTTCTATATTACTGTGCTGTTCAGTTAGCCTGACAATAGCTTTACTCAAAACCTGCACTACTTAAACTGATAACAGCTTTAGACTTAAGCAGTATAAATTTAGATGTGTAaccattttatatacatttttaaaaatgtttcataaatttctcacatATGCTTCTAATCTAAAAGTAAGACAAGAACTAAAAAGGTAAATAGTCCACCTTGCTCATTTCCATAATCTTCCAATGTCTTCTTGTTACCATCTGCTTCTTGAAGTGGAAACTCAATCTCTCTCTTTTCTTCATCATCAGTGGAAGTTTTTGCTTCACTTTTATCTTTGAGAACATACTGCAAAATttcagaagttaaaaaaaaaaaaaacacaaggagAAGGTACCtcaaagttactcaatattcaacaACTGTATTGTATTCAATATTGTTGTAGTTTAATTTTTGATGCCATTGTTTAAAACTTATGGGATGGATCAAAGACAAACTTGAAGTTCAATGGAAATTGCTACATATTCACTTTTGTGAAACTCTTACATTACCTAGCAGAACTTGATTTTAAGGACTATCAAACTAAGATTCCTCAGTATTCAGTGGAATAATTGGAATATTTGAAAAATTGGATGAAGAGTTTTTGGAGAGGCTACCCATCTTTCAAAAACTGTGGTCACATTTAGCAGAATAAGATGCACATCATGCCCTctttaatatttgcattttaaacaAATGCTGCATGATTGATCACTTTCTTCTGAAGACACTAGGTGCATCTAGTGGGTgagaatgattttaaaatttttactctGTAGtattgtttacaaacaaaaatggttttaaaaataaaaaaccatgATTACCTTTGTAGCTACAGTGTAACCATTTCTTAATATGCTGCATAAAACTCAATTGCTTCCATGTCATCCACAGAAAATAGGGCACTTGTACTGAAATACCCATGATGAGATGCAGGCTCCATATGATCTAAAAAACTTCGAAGTATTGGACACGTTTCTTATAACGATACTTGATTCATTATCCATATTTCTCACAACTCATCCTTCAAAAGATCCTGAATGATGTTTTGATACCTTTTTGAATTCCAGTACAATTTACTTCCCATAGAATAACTGAGGAAATTGTATTATTGATACAGTATTGCAGATACAGCTTTCTAAAATGTTGAAACTACTACAAACAAGATATATATTGACATCAATACAATCAGTCTGTTAATTCAGGAATACACTGATCAAACAAGATGTATATATTGACATCAATACAATCAGTCTGTTAATTCAGGAATACACTGATCAAACAAGATGTATATATTGACATCAATGCAATCAGTCTGTTAATTCAGGAATACACTGATCAAACAAGATGTATATATTGACATCAATACAATCAGTCTGTTAATTCAGGAATACACTGATCAAACAAGATATATATTGACATCAATACAATCAGTCTGTTAATTCAGGAATACACTGATCAAACAAGATGTATATATTGACATCAATGCAATCAGTCTGTTAATTCAGGAATACACTGATCAAACAAGATGTATATATTGACATCAATACAATCAGTCTGTTAATTCAGGAATACACTGATCAAACAAGATATATATTGACATCAATACAATCAGTATATTAATTCAGGAATACACTGATCAAACAGGCTTgtgatgaaattttgtagaatgtacagcaactgcctgttgttgAAACAATTGTAGAAAAGTCTTTCACCTTCAGGTCAGTGACAAAACTCAAGAGATACTTTTATACAAGAGaagtattttaatgaatttaaaaaatcacTGTTTTGCATagaatgttgacaaccactgacaATAAGTTGAGACCAACTGCAGCACGAGTCATACCATTctagaaacaaaacataataaatgtttgttatggTAAAAAATTAATTCAAGTGTTTTCTTCTCTTGTTAAAAAAACCTTGATAGAAAAAAGGGAATATTATTTGCATAGCTaaatcaaagaaaatattaaaacaaaacctaTGAAGTATACATTTGCAGGGCTGTATTACTCCTTACCAACATCACCCCATGTTTCATCATGTTCTGGTTCCCCAAGAATATCCTTAACACCCCTTTTAATTTGCACTTAAAACCCCACTTTTTACTCACTCAATGTTTAGTTTTCCCATACTGGTGTACAACTTTTTCTTATCTAGGTTTGTCATTACtagtataaaaagaaacaaaatacagtaatacTGGACAAGTTGTCATCTGTAAATCTTGTTAGTAATGAGAATTACAACATCAAGATAATGAGCAGGTCCAATGGGAAACGTCAGAGAAGACCCACGATATCTGAATCTGTGGTAGAAGTGACATTGTTATAACCGAGAAGCACTGTACAAAAAAGATTGTTTTCACAGATACTTGTACGCCTACCTTAGAAGTTTCTAATGGTGCATCTAGGAAGAGAAACATGCCATATCATTGCCTTTTACCAAGCTTCCACTGTATCCAGACTTGTACCCTTCTCTTAATGTACCTTTCATTTCAAAATagacttttttattttaccatttctTCCATcttggtttttttatttcatttcttgatCAATACTTAAATATGTTCCGTCTCATTCTTCTAATTGTCTTTCTGCTTGTTCAACTGTTTCATGATCTCTAATACAATTTCAGTTTCAATCCCATGTTGTCATTTTGAAATTTACTTAAGAttcttattttcatcaaaataatcccACTTCTGGCACAAGAATTGTAATGTGCTTCATCACTTCACGGATTTGTTAAATTATGCAAAGCCTAGTTCACGTAACAAGGAATTTATTCCATAACATTCATTAGCAAGCCTAGcctttacaatatttacagaagTTTATCACTAACCAACTGATAATGAACATGCTAACTTATTAACTGAACCAAAGACAGACACTaattttcagtgatgaatacAACTGACAATTAACTTACTCAGTATAGCatactacacttttttttttttttaatatacttatttcCAAATTCTACAGAGGCTTAAACTAACTTTCACAAAGTTTCTGTAATGTACTGTTTCACCCATGTAAAAGAATAGAGCCAAACTAGAACAAAAACAGATTAGGAAGTATACtccaaacaatattaaatcttataataaaactctcatgaacattttattttgaacacaTGCAATGCAGTTTTATCACATTTTGTTGTTCATCTATTAAAACATTCAGACAAGTAGCTTAAGGTGAAGTGAAAATTGTGTGGATTAACCCACAATGAAACAGTCAATGGGGAATAATTAAAGTCTTCAATCATATTTGGTGAGCTTGAACAAAAGTGACTCGCTGTTaacagtatttaaatattaagcTCATTATAAAATTGAACTTGATTATATTTCTCAGTGCCCTCAagtcaattcaaaattagaggtACAAAATGTTTCCACAATAAAATTTTTTCATTagtattatttatacaaaaaaagtaACCACCTCTAACTGTAAAATCAAGATACTTAAAGTATTGGATGTTTGCTTGctataaaaatttcatttaaaacattttaaactcatGGTTGGAAGATCAATATTAGACGATTACAATCACTTGTTAAAGTGACAGATTTTTCTTCTATAGTTTAAACAGAAATGTATACTAAAATGAAGTGTCTTAGTAAATGTAAACTACCCACCTTGtagaaaacataaaagaaaaacactgcAACACTTAACATGAACACAGGGGTGGCTAATGCCATATCTCCTTTCTTTTTGGGGTCCACTTGGAATGGAGAAGAACTCTGGAAAACAAGAAAGTTAATTAGTAAATCAAACAGTATGGTATTTTGTGGGAAACTCCGACTGTTATTTCCCAGAcagaaaaatgtttcatgttatgcTTTTCTTTTTATATCCACATACGATATTTAATAATCCGGTCAGGCTTGGATAGGTAATACAAGACTGATATAGTAATGAACATTTTGATAACAGctgttgtacatttgttattttaaatttgtttcaaagtttttctttattacctCTTCAAGCTGTTTTCACAGTTTgttttgaagtgggtttctcatcatgaaataagtaaaatttaacaCTTACAATACAGATATAGAAATACgtacgaatcaagatttacattaaactgaaatataattcACATGGACTTTTctaacagaaataatttaaaaaacgaaATTTAATCTTTCATTCTATTCTACAAAAATCCACCAATGGTGAAAGAAAACATGAAAGTTAAAGATACATAAGTAATAGTATTCTAATGTACTAAAGTTAGAACTGTCTGAATTAGTTATATACCACAACATCATCAACTGAAATTCCTGCAAAAGATGTTCAGATACAGCTAAAAGTAGCTACCAGTACTATAAAACTGAAGATCTGGCTCGATGTACAATCTTAAATGCAACAACACAACGACTGGTTATTTGCCTAACAAGGCTTCAGTTGTAgagctttgtgataaacaagtaTTAAAGAACAGCAACCATTCCAGTATGGTAACTTCCTGTGGTGTTCCACTTGACCTGCTTCTCAGGTCATTCATACCTAAACTGGAACATCCATGCTTGTTTATTGAGTTTGGCCCAAGTTCAAAACGTCAACTTGAGCTGTTGAAATGACCCCAGTATAAAGTATTACTTCGAATGGAAGggtatttaagtttaaatattttatacaatatcaATGCTATAGATAACTTAAAAGTTAAGATTACTCTCAGATTACATCATAATTACTGTTTGACACATTACTGAGTCAGCATTATTAAAGCAACTTAATTggcatgttattaaatatttactcaaatatatttatatttagtctATAAAGTTACCCATTCCAATATATTATAGCTATTGGAGCTTTTAAATATATCCTCTGTTTAATAAGCACACATTACAACCAAATAAAAAGTCTTTGGCTATTTGCCAAAAACCAAGCTTGAACACAAGGTTACAGTTAAAAGGTATCAAGACTAATTATATGTATGAGTAAGTCACTGGCCAGACAGTAACACAGATGCTCCATCTAGTGACAAAATATGTATGAATAATAAGTAcaattacagttttaaactttACACCAAATAAACTGGCCAGCAAATTCAAAGCAAAATTTAACTAATGTTAAATAGATGATCAAGTTAGCCCATTAGAAAActaaattaagataaataattacATGAACCAAAGTCAGggatttagtattatatacaaataattaaagcTGAATGCATACAATGTTATGAAAGTAATGTTGAAAAGCTTTAATGCAGACATGCAAATAATTACAAAGTAAATTTGGGAATCTGCAGGTTTAAAGTACAAAACAAGTATTTGCACTATTTTTAAATTAGACAGACACATCTAATAATGTGTGAAAGATGTTAAATAACCACTTTACACAACTGTTGAAAGAGTAGGCACACTATAAAGAATTGTTTCTAAAACATGTTAAACTTACCTCAGAATCAATTACTTGTCGAAAGTATGGCTTGTATCCTTGGAACTCTtaggaaaaaaagattgaaatacacattttcattattatgtgAATACTGAATTGGATGGTAACACATGAGGAAATTTCACATTAAATAccacaaacaaagtaaaactttacagaaatatttttactccTTCCTGTTACAGATAAACTTGTGcacaaaatcaaagaaatcaCCATCTTAACAATGCTGTATACAATAGTTACAATGGTCACCCATTTTACCTTGGGTATGTTATGCTTATACCCAATTTATGAATAAGAGGTTTATATTATCTGGTAGCAATGTTTTAAGTTACACATGTAGATTCAAGAAAAATCAAttcttaatgtattataattttgctataaTGGAGCAATGGCATGGCCATCTATACATCTGtgatcaaaataaatacaacagtgtcaTTTGTTGTGCTTTAATACAAGATAAATGCCACAAATTGTGATTGAGTTAGAAGTCTAGCGCCATCTATTGCATGGAACCATAAAcacaaatatctaaatatttcaatttgggtattcaagattcaaacaattagaaaaaataagtATGGTTTGTGCAACAACCATTTTTAAGCTATGTATGTTCTGGTGCTCTTTTTACCCACAATACCGTTTCTTGGTGTTCATCTGCAACATACAAATTGTTTACTCATGTCTAACACAAAGACAGCTAAGTTACCAACTACATGCAACAATGATTGTTGGTATAATCACTTGCTTGTCACTACTGGCTGGCAAGATTGTTTATTGGTACATACTATTATGACCAGTTACATAAGATGTTATCTACCAACATTATCTTTTTTGTACGATACATGCTCATGTCACCCATCCAAGAGCACTTGTTGACATCACCCATCTCACTATTTTACATGTTTCTATGGTACTACTTGCTGACAATGTATACTTGTATGGT is part of the Tachypleus tridentatus isolate NWPU-2018 chromosome 4, ASM421037v1, whole genome shotgun sequence genome and encodes:
- the LOC143248776 gene encoding uncharacterized protein LOC143248776 isoform X3, translated to MALATPVFMLSVAVFFFYVFYKYVLKDKSEAKTSTDDEEKREIEFPLQEADGNKKTLEDYGNEQVADVLRKALSELSAKLETKVEVKIAEKIPVTGNQTSERSLTSNIEHLQADQDEGSVLLEYDKINSQESEVCTTETTKDHGSMKSGLESVEVDSKDMIGSPLDPSIGKITEVPLSQGINHVHTQSCEEVTEFPVKQLYFEKIEHLADTKLKTPEASKMLVEEVKPIADLEQLIAVEGYTYFIDKLSEPNVTTPVEPSQEETSEEAKKISVVENVELVELELAQMSAAKNVIEIPEKILDTKVSTEKKIEQIETVQLPCTEDITEVPQKLDETIKVSTEEIVELIESVEMPAVEEDILETLEKTLETSQVFIEENVEQIETSQILAAEHFGEIPEKKLDETSQVSSIEMLVVKPAQIPAAEKEILEIPEKLDKPRKVSTEEIAELVEPAQIPAAEKEIMEIPEKLDKPRKVSTEEIAELVEPAQIPAAEKEILEIPEKRDKPRKVSTEEIAELVEPAAEKEIMEIPEKRDKPRKVSTEEIAELVEPAAEKEIMEIPEKTLDEISPVSTEETLIVEPAAKKEILEIPEKTFDETRKVSTEEMVELVETVQLPDVMEIPQKLLENKFTKEQVEQLETSQILVAEDIMEISENMPDTTKVSTEEMIELVESVQMPVVERSFLEIPEKTLDETSQVFIEENVEQVETAQILAAENFMEIPEKKLHDETSQVSSEETLLLEPARIPAAEDILEIPEKAPDEAGKVATEEIVELLEPAQMPDAEENILEISEKMLDESSKVSTEEMVELVEPNQMPVVKTDTLEIPEKTLDKTRKVSTEEMVELVEPIQMSIVDKDILEISEKILGKTSPVSTEETLLVEPTQIPAAEKEILEIPKKTLDEPSKVSTEEIVQLVETVQLPDVMEIPEKLLENKFIKEQVEQLETSQILVAEDIMEISENMPDTTKISTEEMIEFLEPAQMPDAEENILEIPEQILDESSEVSTEETIELVESAQVLTTKEIVDKIDEFANVSSEERSAIQELEDPEETSQSIKISKEKAESGLELYQQLSENLETTKSDKEAQHLASSRQKDVKMLYVHEEMDTTGSINFESGDTIIGSYVSGNNLLESGVTQEPEGQLFMGSIKNETSASVIDYLTTTMPDKVTTPCEEVLIDAFQKPANETERNVPSTDQDTILDSSEDEKLGKLTMGNLDHEERIMVKDMHHEQEKDLVRDVCDAESVHKELQKHESPGFVGSWDKEDILESKDVQVFLEKQPSSVEVKEKNGHGRDQLDVSEL
- the LOC143248776 gene encoding uncharacterized protein LOC143248776 isoform X1 gives rise to the protein MESERDRKKTCLIIAILVGCIIILGPRLYFYSLRSTHLSTVKNDRNEASCQCGILFEYDVFDYPNTIQLCDMLGIGDVSESHLNKKFQKNVDGPVRKIEKCKRELSKFCEQELRRVSHSGTLLGGLNEKQVNILNSCSKQIDERRKLKNRKHYSYGTRKNQFQGYKPYFRQVIDSESSSPFQVDPKKKGDMALATPVFMLSVAVFFFYVFYKYVLKDKSEAKTSTDDEEKREIEFPLQEADGNKKTLEDYGNEQVADVLRKALSELSAKLETKVEVKIAEKIPVTGNQTSERSLTSNIEHLQADQDEGSVLLEYDKINSQESEVCTTETTKDHGSMKSGLESVEVDSKDMIGSPLDPSIGKITEVPLSQGINHVHTQSCEEVTEFPVKQLYFEKIEHLADTKLKTPEASKMLVEEVKPIADLEQLIAVEGYTYFIDKLSEPNVTTPVEPSQEETSEEAKKISVVENVELVELELAQMSAAKNVIEIPEKILDTKVSTEKKIEQIETVQLPCTEDITEVPQKLDETIKVSTEEIVELIESVEMPAVEEDILETLEKTLETSQVFIEENVEQIETSQILAAEHFGEIPEKKLDETSQVSSIEMLVVKPAQIPAAEKEILEIPEKLDKPRKVSTEEIAELVEPAQIPAAEKEIMEIPEKLDKPRKVSTEEIAELVEPAQIPAAEKEILEIPEKRDKPRKVSTEEIAELVEPAAEKEIMEIPEKRDKPRKVSTEEIAELVEPAAEKEIMEIPEKTLDEISPVSTEETLIVEPAAKKEILEIPEKTFDETRKVSTEEMVELVETVQLPDVMEIPQKLLENKFTKEQVEQLETSQILVAEDIMEISENMPDTTKVSTEEMIELVESVQMPVVERSFLEIPEKTLDETSQVFIEENVEQVETAQILAAENFMEIPEKKLHDETSQVSSEETLLLEPARIPAAEDILEIPEKAPDEAGKVATEEIVELLEPAQMPDAEENILEISEKMLDESSKVSTEEMVELVEPNQMPVVKTDTLEIPEKTLDKTRKVSTEEMVELVEPIQMSIVDKDILEISEKILGKTSPVSTEETLLVEPTQIPAAEKEILEIPKKTLDEPSKVSTEEIVQLVETVQLPDVMEIPEKLLENKFIKEQVEQLETSQILVAEDIMEISENMPDTTKISTEEMIEFLEPAQMPDAEENILEIPEQILDESSEVSTEETIELVESAQVLTTKEIVDKIDEFANVSSEERSAIQELEDPEETSQSIKISKEKAESGLELYQQLSENLETTKSDKEAQHLASSRQKDVKMLYVHEEMDTTGSINFESGDTIIGSYVSGNNLLESGVTQEPEGQLFMGSIKNETSASVIDYLTTTMPDKVTTPCEEVLIDAFQKPANETERNVPSTDQDTILDSSEDEKLGKLTMGNLDHEERIMVKDMHHEQEKDLVRDVCDAESVHKELQKHESPGFVGSWDKEDILESKDVQVFLEKQPSSVEVKEKNGHGRDQLDVSEL